Proteins encoded within one genomic window of Polynucleobacter duraquae:
- a CDS encoding acyl-CoA dehydrogenase — protein MSKASFNWADPLLLDTQLTEDERMVRDAAAEYAQGRLMPRIHDAYRNETTDPAIFREMGELGLLGITIPEQYGGANLNYVSYGLIAREIERVDSGYRSMMSVQSSLVMVPINEFGSEAQKQKYLPKLATGEWIGCFGLTEPNYGSDAGGMITRAKKVPAGFSLTGSKMWISNSPIADVFVVWAKNDEGLIRGFILEKGMKGLSAPKISGKMGLRASITGEIVMDEVFVPAENEFPEITGLKGPFTCLNSARYGIAWGTLGAAEWCWYAARQYTMDRKQFDRPLAANQLVQKKLADMQTEITLALQGCLRLGRMKDEGIAAPEITSIMKRNSCGKSLDVARLARDMHGGNGISDEYGVVRHMLNLEVVNTYEGTHDIHALILGRAQTGIQAFS, from the coding sequence ATGAGCAAAGCTAGTTTTAATTGGGCCGACCCCCTTCTCCTTGATACACAACTGACAGAGGATGAGCGCATGGTGCGTGATGCTGCTGCTGAATATGCACAAGGTCGCTTAATGCCACGTATTCATGATGCCTATCGCAATGAAACTACTGATCCCGCCATCTTTCGCGAAATGGGCGAATTAGGACTACTGGGCATCACCATTCCCGAGCAGTACGGTGGCGCAAATCTCAATTACGTTTCTTATGGACTGATTGCCCGTGAAATTGAGCGCGTCGATTCAGGCTACCGCTCCATGATGAGCGTGCAGTCTTCCTTAGTCATGGTGCCGATTAATGAATTCGGTAGCGAAGCACAAAAGCAAAAATACTTGCCTAAGTTAGCCACCGGTGAATGGATTGGCTGCTTTGGTTTAACTGAACCCAACTATGGCTCTGATGCGGGCGGCATGATCACTAGAGCCAAAAAAGTTCCCGCCGGTTTCTCATTGACTGGCTCTAAGATGTGGATCTCGAATTCCCCCATCGCTGATGTATTTGTTGTCTGGGCTAAAAATGATGAGGGCTTGATTAGAGGCTTCATTCTAGAAAAAGGCATGAAGGGTTTATCGGCACCTAAGATCAGCGGCAAGATGGGTCTACGCGCCTCCATTACCGGTGAAATCGTGATGGATGAGGTCTTTGTTCCAGCCGAAAATGAATTCCCAGAAATTACCGGCCTCAAGGGCCCATTTACCTGCTTAAACTCAGCTAGGTATGGCATTGCTTGGGGCACGCTCGGAGCTGCTGAGTGGTGCTGGTACGCAGCGCGTCAATACACTATGGATCGCAAGCAATTTGATCGCCCCCTCGCAGCAAATCAGTTGGTGCAAAAGAAGCTGGCCGATATGCAAACCGAAATTACCTTAGCGCTACAAGGCTGCCTACGTTTAGGTCGCATGAAAGATGAAGGCATTGCCGCACCAGAAATCACCTCCATCATGAAGCGTAATTCTTGCGGTAAATCTTTAGATGTTGCTCGTTTAGCCAGAGACATGCACGGTGGTAACGGCATCTCTGATGAGTATGGCGTAGTGCG
- a CDS encoding DUF1289 domain-containing protein: MTESNNNPPEQAGANSLAVGDDSSDSPCIGVCTTLYDDVCQGCGRTLGEVSNWVFLSQEEKDSVWKRIRAEGTAMRFQRQAK; this comes from the coding sequence ATGACCGAATCAAATAATAATCCACCAGAACAAGCTGGAGCGAATTCTTTAGCTGTTGGTGATGATAGCTCTGACTCGCCTTGTATTGGAGTCTGCACCACGCTTTACGATGATGTCTGCCAAGGCTGTGGTCGTACCCTAGGCGAGGTCAGTAATTGGGTCTTCTTGAGTCAGGAAGAAAAGGATTCCGTCTGGAAACGCATTCGTGCAGAGGGCACTGCGATGCGCTTCCAACGTCAGGCCAAGTAA
- the msrB gene encoding peptide-methionine (R)-S-oxide reductase MsrB, which translates to MNKKTDQEYKKSLSDIQYRVTREAATERPFSGEFWDHWTAGQYRCICCDTPLFQSSSKFDAGCGWPSYNAPENNEVITEIRDVSHGMIRTEVRCTACDAHLGHVFEDGPQPTGLRYCINSASLAFEPSENAAPIKAE; encoded by the coding sequence ATGAACAAGAAAACAGATCAAGAATATAAAAAATCACTGAGCGATATTCAATATCGAGTAACCCGAGAGGCTGCAACAGAAAGGCCGTTTTCTGGTGAATTCTGGGATCACTGGACTGCCGGTCAATATCGCTGTATTTGCTGCGATACCCCACTATTTCAATCTTCAAGCAAGTTTGATGCTGGGTGTGGCTGGCCTAGCTATAACGCACCAGAAAATAATGAGGTCATTACTGAAATTCGGGATGTAAGCCATGGAATGATTCGCACTGAGGTGCGCTGCACTGCATGTGATGCCCATTTAGGACATGTATTTGAAGATGGCCCACAACCTACTGGGCTGCGCTATTGCATCAATTCAGCATCCTTAGCATTTGAACCTTCTGAGAATGCCGCCCCAATTAAAGCGGAATAG
- a CDS encoding septation protein A, with protein sequence MKFLFDLFPIILFFVAFKFGDIYTATIVAMVATISQILWVYYRHRKIDAMQWVSLVMILVFGSLTIFLHDKTFIQLKPTALYWLFAAALFISAQFFQKNWIQVLMGKQITLKEPRSKSVWHQVNVAWAIFFFFMGALNLYIAFEYSEETWVNFKLFGSTGLLVVFVILQGVWLTRHMEHPAE encoded by the coding sequence ATGAAATTTCTATTTGACCTATTCCCGATCATCCTTTTTTTTGTCGCCTTTAAATTTGGTGATATCTACACTGCAACTATCGTAGCGATGGTGGCTACCATTAGCCAGATACTCTGGGTGTATTACCGACATCGTAAGATTGACGCTATGCAGTGGGTCAGCCTTGTCATGATTCTGGTATTTGGCAGCCTTACCATTTTCTTGCACGATAAGACTTTTATTCAACTTAAACCCACTGCGCTTTATTGGCTATTCGCAGCCGCACTATTTATTAGCGCTCAATTTTTTCAAAAAAATTGGATTCAAGTGTTGATGGGCAAGCAAATTACTCTGAAAGAGCCCAGATCAAAATCAGTTTGGCATCAAGTGAATGTGGCCTGGGCAATATTTTTCTTTTTTATGGGCGCCCTCAATCTCTATATTGCCTTTGAGTACTCAGAAGAAACGTGGGTCAACTTTAAGCTCTTTGGCAGCACTGGATTGCTAGTTGTATTTGTGATTCTTCAAGGGGTTTGGCTTACTCGTCACATGGAGCACCCTGCAGAATGA
- a CDS encoding ABC-F family ATPase has product MLSASNITMQFGAKPLFENISVKFGGGNRYGLIGANGCGKSTFMKILGGELEPTSGNVSLDPGIRLGKLRQDQFAYEDQRVLDVVMMGHEEMWKAAAERDAIYANPDATDEDYMKAAELEGSYAEYGGYTAEAKAGELLLGIGIPIEQHNGPMSAVAPGWKLRVLLAQALFSDPDVLLLDEPTNNLDIHSIHWLEDILNQIKSTIVIISHDRHFLNEVCTHMADMDFGTLKVYPGNYDSYMLASVQARAQQLSSNDKAKEKIAELAAFVARFSANASKARQATSRQKQLEKIEIVEIKPSSRQNPFIRFESEKKLHNMAVECNALSKAYDRPIFKNFKIGIRAGEKIAIIGQNGAGKTTLLKTILSKRFSGISADSGDVKWAENANVGVMPQDNTEMFAKDELLMDWMNEWRNTGDDDQVIRGTLGRLLFSGDDIGKSVKVLSGGEKGRMIWGKLMLQKHNVLAMDEPTNHMDMESIESLQIALEKYEGTLIFVSHDREFVSALANRILEVKMDGTIADYSGTYEEYLRSQALAG; this is encoded by the coding sequence GTGCTGTCCGCATCTAATATCACCATGCAGTTTGGGGCAAAACCCCTATTTGAAAACATCTCCGTTAAGTTTGGCGGCGGTAATCGCTATGGCCTTATTGGCGCCAACGGTTGCGGTAAATCCACTTTCATGAAAATTTTGGGTGGAGAGCTAGAGCCAACCAGCGGAAACGTGAGCCTCGATCCTGGTATTCGTTTGGGTAAGTTGCGCCAAGACCAATTCGCTTACGAAGATCAGCGCGTACTCGACGTGGTGATGATGGGCCACGAAGAGATGTGGAAAGCAGCTGCAGAGCGTGATGCGATCTATGCAAATCCCGATGCCACTGACGAAGATTATATGAAGGCCGCTGAACTCGAGGGCAGTTATGCAGAGTATGGTGGTTACACGGCGGAAGCTAAGGCAGGGGAGTTGTTATTGGGAATCGGTATTCCGATTGAGCAACACAATGGGCCAATGAGTGCCGTGGCTCCGGGTTGGAAATTGCGCGTATTGTTGGCGCAAGCCTTGTTCTCTGATCCAGATGTATTGCTACTGGATGAGCCAACCAATAACTTGGATATTCACTCTATTCATTGGCTTGAAGATATTCTGAACCAAATTAAAAGCACGATTGTCATCATTTCGCATGATCGTCACTTCCTCAATGAGGTGTGCACGCATATGGCGGATATGGACTTCGGTACTCTGAAAGTTTATCCAGGTAACTATGACTCCTACATGTTGGCTTCTGTTCAGGCTCGTGCACAACAGCTGAGCTCCAACGATAAAGCTAAGGAAAAGATTGCTGAATTAGCGGCTTTCGTAGCCCGATTCTCTGCAAATGCATCGAAGGCGCGTCAGGCCACTTCTCGTCAAAAACAATTAGAGAAAATTGAAATTGTTGAAATCAAACCTTCTTCGCGTCAGAACCCATTTATTCGTTTTGAATCTGAGAAGAAGTTACACAATATGGCAGTTGAGTGTAATGCGCTCTCCAAGGCATATGACCGCCCAATTTTTAAGAACTTTAAGATCGGCATCCGCGCTGGTGAAAAGATTGCCATCATTGGTCAGAATGGCGCTGGCAAGACAACGCTGCTAAAGACTATTCTCAGCAAACGCTTTAGCGGGATTTCAGCAGATAGTGGTGATGTGAAGTGGGCGGAGAATGCTAATGTTGGCGTCATGCCTCAGGACAATACTGAGATGTTCGCAAAAGACGAATTGCTCATGGATTGGATGAATGAATGGCGCAATACTGGTGACGACGATCAGGTCATTCGTGGCACCTTAGGTCGCCTCTTGTTTTCTGGCGATGACATCGGTAAGTCTGTCAAAGTACTGTCAGGTGGCGAAAAGGGTCGCATGATTTGGGGTAAGTTGATGCTACAAAAGCACAATGTACTTGCCATGGACGAGCCGACTAATCACATGGATATGGAATCGATTGAGAGCCTGCAAATTGCTCTTGAGAAATACGAAGGTACCCTCATTTTCGTATCTCATGATCGTGAGTTTGTTTCAGCACTAGCTAATCGCATCCTTGAAGTGAAGATGGATGGAACGATTGCTGACTACTCAGGAACCTACGAAGAGTATTTACGGAGCCAAGCTTTAGCTGGCTAA
- a CDS encoding GNAT family N-acetyltransferase, whose product MKQSALQLRVIDSLSQIAEDDWNALLSPEAGPFLKYAFLNTLEVSGCVGGNTGWQVAHLLVEDSDSRLLGAIPLYLKQHSYGEFVFDWAWAQAYEQNGMSYYPKALSAIPFTPVRGPRLLVAQSSDKSAVQQTLVSGLKTLVSQNALSSAHVLFPESSELLELEKQGFMLRNSVQFHWQNTGYQDFEQFLADLTMKRRKNIRRERASVAMHKISYRHISGAQASKEDWAFFYRCYENTYIEHRSSPYLTEECIQTLGRDMPENFHLIIAIQDERPIASSLLVVDRPNSKAYGRYWGAVEHIPCLHFELAYYQAIEYCIQEGIRIFEGGAQGEHKMARGFLPTTLQSAHWIADAGFSNAVKRFLERESEGMAAYVDELEQRIPLKSSKVQP is encoded by the coding sequence TTGAAGCAAAGCGCCCTCCAACTCCGAGTTATTGATAGTCTTTCGCAAATTGCTGAGGATGATTGGAATGCCCTGTTATCCCCGGAAGCAGGCCCATTTCTAAAGTATGCGTTTCTCAATACATTAGAAGTAAGCGGATGTGTAGGTGGCAATACTGGATGGCAAGTTGCGCACTTACTTGTTGAGGACTCTGATTCAAGACTGCTAGGTGCCATACCACTCTATCTAAAGCAACACTCCTATGGAGAGTTTGTTTTTGACTGGGCATGGGCTCAAGCCTATGAGCAAAACGGTATGTCTTACTATCCCAAAGCACTGTCTGCCATCCCATTTACTCCAGTACGCGGGCCCAGACTACTCGTAGCACAATCATCTGATAAGAGCGCAGTACAACAGACTTTAGTTTCTGGATTAAAAACACTGGTTAGTCAAAACGCACTCTCTTCTGCCCACGTCCTCTTTCCCGAGAGTAGTGAATTATTAGAGCTAGAGAAACAAGGATTTATGTTGCGTAACTCGGTACAGTTTCATTGGCAGAATACGGGTTACCAAGATTTTGAACAGTTTCTTGCAGACCTCACAATGAAACGTCGAAAAAATATTCGGCGGGAGCGTGCATCTGTAGCCATGCATAAAATAAGCTATCGACATATTTCGGGAGCGCAAGCCAGTAAAGAAGATTGGGCATTCTTTTATCGCTGCTATGAAAATACGTATATCGAGCATCGTTCATCCCCCTATTTAACGGAAGAATGTATTCAAACTCTTGGAAGAGATATGCCTGAGAATTTCCATCTCATCATTGCCATTCAGGATGAGAGGCCAATTGCCTCATCGTTGCTGGTAGTCGATCGCCCAAATTCAAAAGCATACGGGCGTTATTGGGGTGCAGTCGAGCATATCCCCTGCTTACATTTTGAATTGGCTTATTACCAAGCAATTGAGTATTGCATTCAGGAAGGCATTAGGATATTTGAAGGTGGCGCTCAAGGCGAACATAAGATGGCTAGAGGTTTCTTACCAACCACCCTGCAATCTGCGCATTGGATAGCAGATGCCGGTTTTTCCAATGCAGTGAAGCGTTTTTTAGAGCGTGAAAGTGAAGGCATGGCAGCTTATGTTGATGAGCTCGAGCAACGCATTCCTTTGAAATCGTCTAAAGTACAGCCATGA
- a CDS encoding queuosine precursor transporter, producing the protein MDAPRRHHRYYDLILAAFVVVLLCSNFIGAGKAATLDLPYFGNVTFGAGILFFPIAYFFGDILTEVYGYAYDRRAVWAGFAALAFAAIMAQLVIALPVAPGSYMANYQQGMETVFGNSWRIALASMIAFCCGSFVNSYTLAKMKILTQGRHLWMRTIGSTACGELVDSSLFYMLAFYGLWPINEVLAVAASQYVLKTAWEVLATPLTYWVIGFLKRKENQDYYDIHTDFTPFKLKV; encoded by the coding sequence ATGGACGCACCTAGACGTCACCATCGATATTACGACCTGATATTGGCTGCCTTTGTGGTGGTTCTGCTGTGCTCCAATTTTATTGGTGCCGGTAAGGCTGCCACATTAGATTTGCCTTATTTTGGCAACGTCACCTTCGGCGCTGGAATCCTCTTTTTCCCGATCGCCTATTTCTTTGGCGACATCTTGACTGAGGTTTATGGCTACGCTTATGATCGCCGTGCAGTTTGGGCGGGTTTTGCAGCACTTGCCTTTGCTGCCATCATGGCCCAACTAGTGATTGCTTTGCCTGTCGCCCCAGGCTCTTACATGGCTAACTACCAGCAGGGCATGGAGACGGTATTTGGTAATTCTTGGCGGATAGCACTTGCCTCCATGATTGCTTTTTGTTGTGGTAGTTTCGTAAATAGCTATACCCTGGCCAAAATGAAGATCCTCACCCAAGGGCGCCATCTTTGGATGCGCACTATTGGCTCTACCGCCTGCGGAGAATTAGTCGACTCTTCACTGTTCTATATGCTGGCTTTTTACGGTCTGTGGCCTATAAATGAGGTCTTGGCTGTTGCGGCATCTCAATATGTCCTTAAGACTGCCTGGGAGGTTCTAGCAACCCCTTTAACCTATTGGGTGATTGGTTTTCTCAAGCGTAAGGAAAATCAGGATTACTACGATATTCATACTGATTTCACGCCATTTAAGCTGAAAGTCTAA
- a CDS encoding BolA family protein: MNINQARITRFESDLRSAFQVGHLHIEDESHLHAGHAGAASGGGHFKLTIVAPEFEGMTKVARHRAIYAALNSHFPDAIHALTILAYTPSESTH; encoded by the coding sequence ATGAATATCAACCAAGCACGAATTACCCGATTTGAATCTGATCTCAGGTCAGCATTTCAGGTAGGCCATTTACATATTGAGGATGAAAGCCATCTTCATGCAGGTCATGCTGGTGCCGCTTCTGGCGGAGGTCACTTTAAACTGACCATCGTCGCCCCCGAATTCGAGGGAATGACTAAGGTAGCCCGTCATAGGGCGATCTATGCCGCTTTAAATAGCCACTTTCCTGATGCAATTCATGCTTTGACCATTCTGGCATATACCCCTAGTGAAAGTACCCACTAA
- the gloA gene encoding lactoylglutathione lyase — MMILHTMLRVGNMTRSIDFYTKVLGMNLLRSTERPEQKYSLAFVGFGKGNVDGQSEIELTYNHGVESYQLGDAYGHIAIGVADAYTACEKIKAAGGNVTREAGPVMGGDTVIAFVTDPDGYKIELIQR; from the coding sequence ATGATGATTCTCCACACTATGCTCAGGGTCGGCAATATGACTCGTTCGATCGATTTCTATACCAAAGTTTTAGGAATGAACCTGCTCCGTAGCACGGAGAGGCCAGAGCAAAAATATTCTCTTGCGTTTGTAGGTTTCGGCAAAGGGAATGTAGATGGTCAATCTGAGATTGAGCTCACTTACAACCATGGTGTTGAGAGTTACCAGCTTGGTGACGCCTACGGACATATTGCGATTGGTGTTGCTGACGCCTATACCGCTTGTGAAAAAATTAAAGCTGCTGGCGGGAATGTAACGCGTGAGGCTGGTCCAGTCATGGGTGGTGATACCGTCATCGCCTTCGTCACAGACCCTGACGGCTACAAAATTGAATTAATTCAACGCTAG
- a CDS encoding peptidylprolyl isomerase — MFNTRQILTISAISAALFSTAVIAQNAAIVNGKPIPKAQLDKLIQKSNQPDNPQVRDQAREMLVTRELILQEANNRGITQKESVRDQLEQSKMGVLIAAVFEDFVEREGVAESELKAAYEQVKGQYTGKEYHVEHILVEKEADAKAITAQIKAGGNFAQIAKEKSKDPGSAPNGGDLGWVSDKALVPEFSKAMVQLKKGQITDKPVKTQFGWHIIKMDDIRDVKAPSMEEIKDQLKQMITADQNWQKAKFSELMQKLRAKAKIQ; from the coding sequence ATGTTTAACACACGCCAAATTTTGACCATCAGCGCTATTAGTGCTGCGCTTTTCTCAACAGCCGTAATTGCCCAAAACGCAGCCATTGTTAATGGCAAGCCGATTCCGAAAGCGCAACTTGACAAATTGATTCAAAAATCAAATCAACCAGATAATCCGCAGGTGCGTGATCAGGCAAGAGAAATGCTGGTTACTCGTGAACTCATTTTGCAAGAAGCCAATAACCGTGGCATCACACAAAAAGAATCCGTACGAGACCAACTGGAGCAATCCAAGATGGGCGTGCTCATTGCTGCCGTGTTTGAGGACTTCGTTGAACGAGAAGGTGTTGCTGAGTCCGAACTAAAAGCTGCATACGAACAAGTAAAGGGGCAATACACCGGCAAGGAATACCACGTAGAGCATATCTTGGTAGAAAAAGAAGCGGATGCAAAAGCCATTACCGCTCAAATTAAGGCCGGGGGCAATTTTGCCCAAATTGCTAAAGAAAAATCAAAAGATCCTGGCTCTGCACCGAACGGTGGAGATCTGGGCTGGGTAAGCGATAAAGCGCTTGTCCCAGAATTTTCTAAAGCGATGGTGCAGCTCAAAAAAGGTCAAATTACAGACAAACCAGTCAAAACCCAGTTCGGCTGGCACATCATCAAGATGGATGATATTCGCGATGTCAAAGCGCCAAGCATGGAAGAAATCAAAGACCAGCTTAAGCAGATGATCACAGCAGATCAAAATTGGCAAAAAGCAAAGTTCTCTGAGTTGATGCAAAAGCTTCGTGCAAAAGCCAAGATCCAATAA